A stretch of the Capsicum annuum cultivar UCD-10X-F1 chromosome 10, UCD10Xv1.1, whole genome shotgun sequence genome encodes the following:
- the LOC107845643 gene encoding protein LHCP TRANSLOCATION DEFECT encodes MASIPCTTTTSITLNLTNSCLSRSNNLCTRVKLNSCFIGGVSRIGRWCKVARELGPSCGSRTTCWFNFRQNAETAGVYGSQNRDDFDRDDVEQYFNYMGMLAVEGTYDKMEALLSQNIHPVDILLLLASTEGDLPKIEELLRAGADYTVKDADGRTALERAANDDIKNFIVNFKAQKA; translated from the exons ATGGCTTCAATTCCTTGTACTACTACTACTTCCATTACTCTAAACTTAACTAATTCTTGTTTATCAAGATCCAATAATTTGTGTACTAGAGTAAAATTGAATTCTTGTTTTATTGGTGGTGTTTCAAGAATTGGAAGATGGTGTAAGGTAGCTAGGGAGTTAGGACCAAGTTGTGGTTCAAGAACAACATGTTGGTTTAATTTCAGACAGAATGCTGAGACTGCTGGAGTTTATGGGAGTCAAAATCGTGATGATTTTGATAGAGATGATGTTGAACAG TACTTCAACTACATGGGCATGCTTGCAGTCGAAGGAACGTATGACAAGATGGAGGCACTTTTGAGCCAAAACATACATCCTGTCGATATTTTACTGCTGCTGGCTTCCACTGAAGGCGACCTGCCAAAAATCGAAGAGCTACTAAGAGCCGGAGCAGATTATACTGTCAAAGATGCAGATGGACGTACTGCTCTTGAAAGGGCTGCTAACGATGACAtcaaaaacttcatcgttaactttaAAGCCCAAAAGGCGTAA